One segment of Ureibacillus thermophilus DNA contains the following:
- the nusB gene encoding transcription antitermination factor NusB has product MKRHEIREKALQVLFQLDNTDLTLEEAISHIFEEDQELNPFFKTLVYGVAKNLEEIDERLKQKLENWSLYRLPKIERTILRMALYELKYMEETPPAVVLDEAIELAKTYGDEKSSKFVNGVLSKFVEQ; this is encoded by the coding sequence ATGAAGCGGCACGAAATTCGTGAGAAAGCGTTGCAAGTTTTATTTCAACTTGATAATACAGATTTAACTTTAGAAGAAGCTATCAGCCATATTTTTGAAGAAGATCAGGAATTGAATCCTTTTTTCAAAACGCTTGTCTATGGCGTGGCAAAAAATCTTGAAGAAATTGATGAACGATTGAAACAAAAATTGGAAAATTGGTCTTTATATCGTTTGCCAAAAATCGAAAGAACGATTTTGCGAATGGCATTATATGAACTGAAGTACATGGAAGAAACGCCGCCAGCAGTAGTATTGGATGAAGCCATTGAACTTGCCAAAACTTATGGAGATGAAAAATCCAGCAAATTTGTCAATGGTGTGCTCTCAAAATTTGTTGAACAATAA
- the folD gene encoding bifunctional methylenetetrahydrofolate dehydrogenase/methenyltetrahydrofolate cyclohydrolase FolD, which translates to MAQLINGKEIGQQIRKEIAEKVAELKNKGVTPGLAVILVGEDPASQTYVRNKHRSCQEIGIYSEVIKLPENTTEEELLEQIQTLNERKDIHGILVQLPLPKHINEDHVIAAISPEKDVDGFSPVSVGKMMLGQDTFLPCTPFGVMKLLEYSGIEIAGKHAVVVGRSHIVGKPMGQLLLQKDATVTYTHSKTKDLPSITKQADILVAAVGRPKFITKEHVKPGAVVIDVGINRDENNKLVGDVDFEEVEPISSYITPVPGGVGPMTITMLLYNTVKSAEKTLGDK; encoded by the coding sequence ATGGCTCAACTCATTAATGGGAAAGAAATCGGACAACAAATTCGAAAAGAAATTGCAGAAAAAGTGGCTGAATTGAAGAATAAGGGAGTCACACCAGGGCTTGCGGTCATTTTAGTTGGTGAAGATCCTGCTTCTCAAACATACGTTCGCAACAAACATCGTTCCTGTCAAGAAATCGGAATTTATTCCGAAGTAATTAAATTGCCAGAGAATACAACGGAAGAAGAATTGTTGGAACAAATCCAGACGTTAAATGAGCGCAAGGATATCCATGGAATTTTAGTGCAATTGCCACTTCCAAAACATATTAATGAAGATCACGTGATTGCTGCGATTTCACCGGAAAAGGATGTAGATGGTTTTTCTCCGGTGAGCGTTGGGAAAATGATGCTTGGACAAGATACATTCTTGCCATGCACTCCATTTGGCGTAATGAAGCTATTAGAATATTCCGGAATTGAAATAGCAGGCAAGCATGCGGTCGTTGTAGGTCGCAGCCATATCGTGGGCAAACCAATGGGGCAACTGTTACTGCAAAAAGATGCAACGGTTACATATACCCATTCTAAAACGAAAGATTTGCCTTCCATTACAAAACAAGCAGATATATTAGTGGCGGCAGTTGGACGTCCAAAATTTATTACAAAAGAGCATGTAAAACCGGGAGCTGTTGTGATTGATGTAGGCATCAACCGGGATGAAAACAACAAATTGGTTGGAGATGTGGATTTTGAAGAGGTAGAACCAATTTCTTCCTATATCACACCAGTGCCAGGTGGAGTAGGCCCAATGACGATTACAATGTTATTGTATAATACTGTAAAATCAGCTGAAAAAACTTTAGGCGACAAATAA
- a CDS encoding YfhE family protein, whose amino-acid sequence MKKPIHERLTEKNNGLTKAQEVLYQRDFKQAKETAKNIEHENKINM is encoded by the coding sequence ATGAAAAAGCCGATTCATGAAAGATTGACGGAGAAAAACAACGGGCTTACAAAAGCGCAAGAAGTGCTTTATCAAAGAGATTTTAAACAGGCAAAAGAAACGGCAAAAAATATTGAGCATGAAAACAAAATCAATATGTAA